The Couchioplanes caeruleus nucleotide sequence ACCGCCACGTCGACCACACCGCGCTGCCCACCGGCCGTACGGTCGTGCACTTCCGCTTCCCCGACACGCCGCCGCGGCTGCGTGACTGGTGGCTGGTGCTGACCGACGCCGACGCCGACGTCTGCGACGCGGACCCGGGTCACCCCGTGACGGTGTCGGTGACGGCCCGTCTGCGCTGCCTGACCGAGGTGTGGCGCGGGGATGTGAGCTGGCGGCAGGCGCTGCGCTCCGGCGACCTGCGGATCGACGGGCCGGAGACGCTGCGTCGCGCCCTGCCGGGCTGGTTCCGCCCCACGGCCTTCGCCGAGGTCCCACGCCCGTCGGTGCCGGCATAGACATCGGCCGCATCCCCCGGTGCGGGTGATGCGGCCGGCTGCCGGGACGGTGCGTTACTTGGTGGCGCGGCCGGTCAGCTTGTCGCGGAGGCGGTCCACCAGGCCGACGCCCGGCCCCACGAGCTTGTGGAACACCTCGTTGTTGGGCGCGCCCGGGTGCGGGCGGGTCGGCGCGAGCTTCTTGGCGGTCTCCACCTTGCCGGCCAGCTCGGTGAGCTCGTCGGCCGGGATCAACCGGCGCAGCTCCGGGAACTGCTCGCTCTCCTCGTCCTGCACGTGGTCGGCCAGCACCTCCTCCAGCTTGCGCAGCGCGGTCTCGAACTCGGCGCTGGACACGTCGAGGTCCTCGAGCGCCTTCATGGTCTGCTCGAGCTCCTTGTGCTCCTCGACGTCGTGCTCCACGGCCTTCTCGCCGTCGGGCAGGTACTTCTTCATGGCCGGGTAGACGTACATCTCCTCGGCGACGGCGTGGCGCACCAGCTCGCTGATCGCGGTGTCGGTGAGGTCGCGCCGGATCATCGGGTCCTTGATCGTCCAGATCTCGCCGATCAGCGCGGTGACGTCGCGGTGGTCGCTGGTGAGGACATCGATCACGTCCCTGCCGGTCTCACTAGTGCTCACGATTCCTCCAGGATCAGCCGGCCCACGACTGAGCAGCCGTGATGACGAGTGCGTCGTACCCCCGAAACCGGCCACCTACTCCTGGGGCGGCCGGAGGAGGTGGGCCGTCAGCCAGGGCGCGAGGATCGGCACGACCGTCCGCGCCTGCATGGCCGCGATGTGGTCGGCGCCGGGGACCACCTCGACGGTCCAGCCGCGGGCGACCAGCTCGTCACGGTGCTGCTTCAGCCCGTCGGCGAGCCCCACGTACGCCCCGCCCCAGCGTTCGCCGTACTGAATGTCGTCGTTCTCGCCGGCGAAGGCGAGCCGCGGCACCCGGACCCGGTCGAGGGCCGCTC carries:
- a CDS encoding hemerythrin domain-containing protein, encoding MSTSETGRDVIDVLTSDHRDVTALIGEIWTIKDPMIRRDLTDTAISELVRHAVAEEMYVYPAMKKYLPDGEKAVEHDVEEHKELEQTMKALEDLDVSSAEFETALRKLEEVLADHVQDEESEQFPELRRLIPADELTELAGKVETAKKLAPTRPHPGAPNNEVFHKLVGPGVGLVDRLRDKLTGRATK